AGGCCGGCCTGACTAATGGCATCCAAACGCACACAAGCCCCGTCTGTCAGGAGAAGCATGAGCTCACGGGGCAAGTCGGGTTCTGTCACGCAAGATCCGGAGGCTTCGGTGTCTCCGTCTCTGCAAGCTTTGACTTGAAGGACGACTGAAGGGCAAGGAAGGGAGGggaaggggagaggagagaagggaaggggagaggagagaaggggagagaagagaatggaagggaagggaagggcagagaggaggagaggagagaagaggagagaagaggagaaggaaacaAAAGTCTTCACTATGCAGGCGGTGAGGAGGTTTATGGGAGGAGACAGTTTGGTGTAAATCttcctctcccgtgtttttacTGTACTGAGCTCAGATTACAAGCATCGGATGGAAAAAGGTTTTACCGCACTCATAAaatcaacataaaaataaagtgaCTAAAGTGATCAATAAGAGCCAATAGTGATGAATTATGAGCTCCTCGTGCGACGTTCGGGTCCAGTGGGAGGATTTGGCGCCACCTTCTGTATATCAGATTTTAAATTTGAGAGGTGACGCATCCTTCATCATGTCACTAATTTATCGAGCAAAGGTTCGTCGATTTCGAGTTAAACTATCTTTAATGATAACAAAACACTCTCACGGGTTTTATTACGGATATgaactttatttcatttgaaggtCAGAATGTAAGTTTTTCACAGAGCAAACAAACATCATAAAAACGTTTACATTTCATATatattacacattttaaatcgGGTCCAGGTAGAGCGGCTGTTTTAATTGCTTATTCTGACTAATTATAAACTCCTGACGTTCACAAAAgaacagattaaaataaaaatacagcgCATTTgttgaaacaacaacaacaaataggtgAATAAAACAGGTGATTTATGGGGATTTCACGGCGCTGCAACCCGGTTTAAATCACAAGCTTATTTACACGTTATAAAACTATATTTAATGCATAATTCCACCAAAAGGTGTTAAAATTAAACTGAGAAACATTCCATCCATATTTCTTATTTCTAACCGACATATTTCGCTCCACTTTATTCCGCAATAAAGTGCAGGAAAACACGCGCGTGTGAAATTCACATTGGGAATAAACTCTTTGGAATCATTTACCATtatgacacacacatatatatatatatatatataatatatatttaacgTGATGACCTCACCGGGCTCCCGCTGCGTTCTCGGCTCGTTGCCCTTTTGGGCCGGCGGCCAGCAGCTGAGTCTGAGTCTGCCTGACGCACGCTGTCGTCGGTTCATTACGCGAGCTCTGGGCCGGCAGCGGCGAGGGAGGGACACCCGATAGTCCGgccgggagggggggctgggggggggggggggctcgtctCTCGCAGGTGTTCAGTGATTTGAGCTTACAGTTCACAGTAATCCTCGTCGTGCGGTCATTATCCGCGCGGCGGCGCTGCGGTCCAGTGAGCTCCCGGAACTCGCACACGCGGAGTCGCCTGGTCTGGTGCAGCAGAATAAACCACAGCGACTCCAGACCTTTTACCAGGCGTCACAGAAATACAGTgcaggctccccccccccccccaagaggtcgtgtttgtgtgttaatgGCTTTAAATGGGAATGTTCCCAGATAAGGTGCGGATCCGGGAGTTTTCCCAGTCGCTCGGTTTGTTAGCTGGATTATCCAAAAGTAAACCCGGTTTGGGAAATGGCCAGGAATCAGATCCAGGGATCAGATCCAGGAATCAGATCCAGGAATCAGATCCAGGAATCAGATGCAGGAATCAGATCCAGGAATCAGATGCAGGAATCAGATGCAGGGATCAGATCCAGGAATCAGATCCAGGAATCAGATGCAGGGATTAGCTCCAGGAAGCAGATCCTGGAAACAGATCCAGGGATCAGATCCTGGAAACAGATCCAGGGATCAGATCCAGGGATCAGATCCAGGAAGCAGATCCAGGGATCAGATTGTATTGCAGTTTCTTTAAAAAGTGTGAGATGCGGCTGTTTTTCAACATTTTCCTCTAAACCTGAAGAATCGGGAAAACCGAGCTGACGCGTGGGAAGGTTGTTGGGTTGTTCCGGCTCGTTCCTGCCCttcacttttaaatgtttttcaacTGATTCTCCAGAAAACAGAGAATAATATATATGGAGAATGGAGAAGGATGATTTTGTTGCTGATTCCTTATCATTATATTTAAATACTATGACGAACGGAAGATAAAAggctcttctttcatcagaacaaAAAACGTGTGTTCGTTCTGCCGTCATTGGCCGAtcagaggcagatttcaacgtTGGCGGTGAACGTTTGGGGAATTCAATAAAACGTCGTTAGACGTGagcggcactcaaagagttaatattGATCCACATAGAAATTCTGAACATGAACGAGGAAAAGTTTAAATTTGTCCTGGATGAATCAAAAGACGGCGTCGTCTCCAGTGTTTGAACCTTCAGAGTCTTTGGTGAAATCGATCCGTCGtcttttctcacctttgacccgCTTTGGTTGCACTCGGTTCTGGTACCGGCGTTCCGCTCCGCTCCGTTTCAGTCCGGATCTCTGGATGCGTCCTCAGAAAcgttcctttcctttcctttggcGGCGCCACAGATCCCGGACCCCCTAGAGGTTCTGGTCCAGCCACCGGATGTAGCTGCTCATGCTCCTCCGACCGACGTCGGACGACATCGGCAGGTAGGAAAACATCATGCAGCCGTGAAAGCCGTCCTCGTAGTGATCGCTGGTCACCTCCACGCCGGCGTCCCGCAGGCGTCTGGCGTACATCAACCCGTCGTCCCGGAGGACGTCGAACTCGCACGTCATAACGTACGCTTTGGGCGTCCGACCCAGAACCGCCTGCTCCGCCAGCAGCGGCATCGCCCTCACGTCCATCAGCTGCGGGACTTGAACCAACACCTCCGAGGAGCCCCTTTCTTTCACAAGCGGCCGGAAGCGCTTCCTGCGTTCAGCCGGGAGCAGAGCGGTCCAGTCCAGCTTGGAGCGGGTGCTGGCGCTGATGGCCGGCTGGTCCAGGGAGCTGTGGTTGTTGGCGAGCAGGACGGGCACCAGGGAGGTGTCGGCGCCGAGGTActccagcaggaagctggccATGAGGGGGCGGTAGAGGATGGGGACAGCCTGGTTCTGCTGGTAGGACGGGGTGTGGAAGTCCAGCGCTTGCAGGACGGGGTAGATCAACGCCTGGACCTTAAACTTCACCGTCAGGGCGTCGTCGGAGCCGAGCTGCGGACAGAATCGGGGCGGAGGGCGCGAATCAGCAGCCGTGGTTCTGGGAGCAGCGTTCTGAGTTCTCCTCCGAGGACGTAAAAACGTGGAAACCGCTAAAGTTGAGTTACtgctgtagatgtgtgtgtgttccgtgtgcgtgtgttccgtgtgcgtgtgttccgTGCGTGTTCAGCGCGTGTGTTCCGTGCGTCGGATCCGTGCGTGTGTTCAGCGCGTGTGTTCCGTGCGTGTGTTCAGCGCGTGTGTTCCGTGCGTGTGTTCAGCGCGTGTGTTCCGTGCGTGTGTTCAGCGCGTGTGTTCCGTGCGTGTGTTCAGCGCGTGTGTTCCGCGCGTGTGTTCCGTGCGTGTTCAGCGCGTGTGTTCCGTGCGTCGGATCCGTGCGTGTGTTCAGCGCGTGTGTTCCGTGCGTGTGTTCAGCGCGTGTGTTCCGCGCGTGTGTTCCGCGCGTGTGTTCCGTGCGGGTTCTACCTCTTGCGCCACAGCGGCAGCCAGGTTCCCCCCGCTGCTGTCTCCGGACAGACACAGTCTCTGCGGATCGATGCCGTAGAGCTCCAGAACCTCGGAGGACAGGAAAGCCCGGGACGCCGCCAAAGCATCGTGGTACTGATCCGGAAACACCGCATCTGGAGCGAGACGGTAACTACGGCAACAAGAAGTGATTCATCAGTGCAGCTCAGATGTTTTTATATTATACATGGTGAAAGAAACGGACAGGAAGAAAACCgtctgtcctctttttttttttttctcctacaAATATTTGCGCTATCACGCGATGCATTCAAGGAGCGTTGGAAAACGTAATGCGGCTTTTAAAACAAGATCCATCCGTAACTTTTTGCGTTACGCTAAACGTCATCCAACCGTATCTCCTGTCTCTACTCACTCGACAGACATGATGACAGAATCCAGGTCCTTCGCCATTTTCCGACACAGAAGGTCATACGATCGCATCCCTGCGAAACGGGACGACACCATTGCTCGTTTTCTCGTGAGACAAGCGAAGAAGAGGAATCCGCAACGCCGTAGTTTCAGAATCAACTCTCACGTCCGCTGCAGAACGCCCATCCTCCACCGTGGAAATATATCACGCCCCTTTTTAGCCGCTGCCCGCCCTTCGGATGGAAAACGCGGGCGGGCACGCCATTCAGCACGGTGTCGGTCACGTCCACGTGGGGACAGGGGCGAGGCTCCACGTCCTCTACCAGGGACACCACCCGGTTCAGCAGGTGGAGGCGATGACACACGCCCAGCGCATGAGCCACGTCCGTCTGGAAGTACAGGTCAGAGGAGAATAACAAGGCGAGGAACACGGTGGAGAAAAGCGCTTCAGAGTAAACGTGTGAAAACCGGCTCCGCCGCTTCACCGGGAGTCGAAGCCGGCGTCAACCGCCACCAGCCAATGTTTTACAGGGGTTAAGCTCCGCCCCATGTGGACGGACGCATCCAGAATCGAACAGAAACGGGTTGCAAAAGTTTGATTctctggggtcaaaggtcaagggaTCGTCCGGTCCTCTCAATCGTTTAAATAAATAGTTCTTTAATTCCGTCCTTTCTTGCgatctaaaaataaattatgtgttATACtggattttattattttcaaatatattccactttttttttaaatctgctaTGACATTCTAATCTATCATTTAAAAGTTCCCTATCAgtgataatatttttttttatcatactaattaattattttacacaATAAGACATATCCTGCTATTGCCACATTTTTATTAACCCTTTACTGTGATAATGTGAATATATTCTGCTATCATATAAACATTTCTCTTATTATCTTTCCGGACcgcccctcccgcccccccggtGCTCTCCTGCCGGCGCATCCTTGAACCCTCACCGCCTTCACGAAGCTCCGGAACAGCGCGTCCAGTAGCATCAGCTTCCACGGCTCGCACACGCCGCTCGGTAGCGGCAGGTAGACGTAGTAAGCGGCCGCCGCCAGCAGCACGGCTCCGGCCCAACGGAGCCTCATCGTCGCCGACTCTTCAACCTGCTGTCAAGCGGGGttacgctccccccccccccccctccgggcgGGCACAGGCGGGTCGACGCTCCGCCAAACACCAGCGACATCCGGAGGAATTACGtcgatttcaaaataaaatctgggCAAAGGTTCGCGGTCAATTTTCTCGTAGAGGCGAGGCGGATAAAATCGATatactcttattttgaaattccGTTTGAGGAAGTTGCGGTTTCATTGTGTAATATGGTGGATGACGGGAAATGTGGTCCTAAATGTCAAAACAAGTAAAAAATGAGATGATGATGGCgatgaatttcatttcattgcttcATTCTTTCTCAATAAGCATGGGATTAGAGCAATTCGATTATTGTTAGAatttaaaatcagaaaaataacattgatgtgatttatttgcatttgcattcatttaagTATTTGAATGCAAATTTAAAATAGAAGtatacatttgcatttaaatacttACTTATGTCTGCACATGACACCAGAATTGTGACAAAGAGCAGTATgttttaataatgaaataacaTTTATCAAAAATGAAATGTAGTAAATATTATGCTCACTATTACAGATTGTAGGCACATAAACCTTTTTGCATTCATATTGAGAATTTTAAATTGGTAAAATTGCCTTTTGTGACTTATGCCTTTcaattgttttttaatgttaCAGAATTACTAATAATACATCCTCTCCACTAGAGGGGGCAAGTGTCGTGGCGCAATACCAAAacgaagaaaataaatgaatggcaACGCTTTCCTCGAATTGAATTACAGTACAGGAATACCATTTAAGCCAATCAGAAGATTCCATTTTGCGCTTGTGGGCGGGACAGGAAGTAAACCGCTCTGTCGCCCGTTGAAGCTCTTAGGCAGCCCTACTGAAGCCGTTTATCCTTCCAAATGACACGTTTTATCTGAAAATCAGCATCTATTTGTTTTTGGGTGTAATTTCTACATCACGTTCCTCTTCAGGTAATACTTGATTCAGTCTttatgctaacgctaacagtAGCAACAACATTCGGCTAGCTGATTGGGTTAACCTGGTTAGCCGCCCCGTGGGAaactaaaataacaaaagacGTTTCGAATTTCACGTAAAATAATCTGCTAATCCGAG
This DNA window, taken from Brachionichthys hirsutus isolate HB-005 chromosome 14, CSIRO-AGI_Bhir_v1, whole genome shotgun sequence, encodes the following:
- the LOC137903958 gene encoding neutral cholesterol ester hydrolase 1-like; amino-acid sequence: MRLRWAGAVLLAAAAYYVYLPLPSGVCEPWKLMLLDALFRSFVKATDVAHALGVCHRLHLLNRVVSLVEDVEPRPCPHVDVTDTVLNGVPARVFHPKGGQRLKRGVIYFHGGGWAFCSGRMRSYDLLCRKMAKDLDSVIMSVDYRLAPDAVFPDQYHDALAASRAFLSSEVLELYGIDPQRLCLSGDSSGGNLAAAVAQELGSDDALTVKFKVQALIYPVLQALDFHTPSYQQNQAVPILYRPLMASFLLEYLGADTSLVPVLLANNHSSLDQPAISASTRSKLDWTALLPAERRKRFRPLVKERGSSEVLVQVPQLMDVRAMPLLAEQAVLGRTPKAYVMTCEFDVLRDDGLMYARRLRDAGVEVTSDHYEDGFHGCMMFSYLPMSSDVGRRSMSSYIRWLDQNL